The Argopecten irradians isolate NY chromosome 6, Ai_NY, whole genome shotgun sequence genome has a window encoding:
- the LOC138325307 gene encoding 110 kDa antigen-like, with protein sequence MGCSNSTAGGDPNSAPASNSQGQAHENGVNKSEEPQKPQQAQQQEESAGKPADDTQQQQATDNGPAKEEQKADEVAEQQENTTDTQKEETTTDTQKEETPAQTQEEQPEQTEQQQA encoded by the exons ATGGGGTGCAGCAACAGTACCGCCGGAGGTGATCCGAACAGTGCACCGGCATCAAATAGTCAAGGACAGGCTCATGAAAATGGTGTAAATAAATCGGAGGAACCCCAAAAGCCACAACAAGCGCAGCAACAGGAAGAAAGCGCGGGAAAACCTGCAGACGACACACAACAGCAGCAGGCGACAGATAACGGTCCGGCCAAAG AGGAACAGAAGGCTGATGAAGTGGCAGAACAGCAGGAAAATACGACAGATACACAAAAGGAAGAAACTACGACAGATACACAGAAGGAAGAAACTCCCGCACAGACACAAGAGGAACAGCCAGAGCAAACGGAGCAACAACAAGCGTAG